Proteins from one Streptomyces genisteinicus genomic window:
- a CDS encoding DUF488 family protein, protein MAGHRSAHPHDHARALAQRVRALRTDRGWTRERLAKEAGIAVGTLSRLESEGAIQPAFFTVGAVAEALAVSLDDLFRTARVAPVPPGLWSAGYEGRDIESFVASLVDSRISVVADVRLTPISRKKGFSKSRLGGALAEAGIEYTHLRGLGNPKDNREPFWDGRVEVGRARFRGLLRSEEAQADLARLAEHAQASRVAVLCFEKDESRCHRQVVLETVRSRIQVPVNPLA, encoded by the coding sequence ATGGCAGGTCATCGCTCAGCGCATCCCCACGACCACGCCCGCGCTCTCGCCCAACGGGTACGTGCGTTGCGGACGGACCGGGGGTGGACGCGGGAACGGCTGGCCAAGGAGGCGGGCATCGCCGTCGGGACTTTGAGCCGCCTGGAGAGCGAGGGAGCTATCCAGCCAGCCTTCTTCACCGTCGGCGCAGTGGCCGAGGCTCTTGCGGTTTCCCTCGATGATCTGTTCCGGACTGCCCGGGTCGCGCCCGTCCCGCCCGGTCTGTGGTCAGCCGGGTACGAAGGACGGGACATCGAGTCGTTCGTCGCCTCGCTCGTCGACAGTCGCATCAGTGTCGTGGCAGATGTACGGCTCACCCCGATCAGCCGTAAGAAGGGGTTCAGCAAGAGCCGCCTCGGGGGGGCCCTGGCCGAAGCTGGCATCGAGTACACGCACCTGCGTGGCCTGGGCAATCCCAAGGACAATCGCGAGCCCTTCTGGGACGGCCGCGTCGAGGTGGGTCGGGCGCGTTTCCGTGGCCTCCTGCGTTCCGAGGAGGCCCAAGCCGACCTTGCTCGCCTCGCAGAGCATGCCCAGGCGTCGCGGGTAGCGGTGCTGTGTTTCGAGAAGGACGAAAGCCGCTGCCACCGGCAGGTTGTCTTGGAGACGGTCAGGAGCCGGATCCAGGTGCCGGTGAATCCCTTGGCCTGA
- a CDS encoding glycosyltransferase 87 family protein, whose product MTPRENAGRPLRWPGTAHGRVVLLIAMAGAVLLFLATVPLHRGWFDLGVYHGAVRHWTYGGALYDYLVPGTRYGFTYPPFAALCMLPLAVAPWPAAVAVMLLLNTAAAVLIVRGTAGPVTGARGWTPWYAIGLAVCAYALLEPVRDTVSFGQVNLLLLALVLADTRPAARGGRAARWAGAGIGIAAAVKLTPAVFIGWLILTRRRRAAANAVAVALAATAVAAWAAPGASRVYWTDALWRTDRVGSLSYVSNQSWQGVLARLAEPHEPDRLLWLLGAAALTAVWAVRVRRAHAAGNHAAGVALTGVLACLVSPVTWVHHLVWLTPALGVLAAAALRAPAGAPRRRLAVWAVALPVLLSSSLVWLWSADPSGAGGFLGGNLYVWISLGLLCALPAGPSAPRGRGSRGADGAAPPADRPRLPTR is encoded by the coding sequence ATGACGCCACGGGAGAACGCCGGCCGGCCCCTGCGGTGGCCCGGGACGGCGCACGGGCGGGTGGTCCTGCTCATCGCCATGGCCGGTGCCGTCCTGCTGTTCCTGGCGACCGTGCCGCTCCACCGCGGCTGGTTCGACCTCGGCGTGTACCACGGGGCAGTCCGCCACTGGACGTACGGCGGCGCACTGTACGACTACCTGGTGCCCGGCACCCGGTACGGCTTCACGTACCCGCCCTTCGCCGCGCTGTGCATGCTGCCGCTGGCGGTGGCCCCGTGGCCCGCGGCCGTCGCGGTCATGCTGCTGCTGAACACGGCCGCCGCGGTGCTGATCGTGCGCGGCACGGCCGGCCCGGTGACCGGCGCGCGGGGCTGGACGCCGTGGTACGCGATCGGCCTCGCCGTCTGCGCGTACGCCCTGCTGGAACCGGTCCGCGACACCGTCAGCTTCGGGCAGGTCAATCTGCTGCTGCTCGCCCTGGTCCTGGCCGACACCCGGCCGGCGGCCCGCGGCGGCAGGGCCGCCCGCTGGGCGGGAGCCGGCATCGGCATCGCGGCCGCGGTCAAACTGACGCCCGCCGTCTTCATCGGGTGGCTGATCCTGACACGCAGGCGCCGCGCCGCCGCGAACGCCGTGGCCGTGGCCCTCGCCGCGACCGCGGTCGCGGCCTGGGCGGCACCGGGCGCCTCACGCGTCTACTGGACCGACGCCCTCTGGCGCACCGACCGGGTCGGCTCGCTCTCCTACGTCTCCAACCAGTCCTGGCAGGGGGTGCTCGCCCGGCTGGCCGAGCCGCACGAACCCGACCGGCTGCTCTGGCTCCTCGGCGCGGCGGCCCTCACCGCGGTGTGGGCCGTGCGCGTGCGCCGGGCGCACGCCGCCGGGAACCATGCCGCGGGGGTGGCGCTGACCGGCGTCCTGGCCTGCCTCGTCAGCCCGGTGACCTGGGTGCACCACCTGGTGTGGCTGACCCCGGCGCTCGGCGTCCTCGCGGCCGCGGCCCTGCGGGCGCCCGCTGGAGCCCCGCGACGGCGCCTGGCCGTATGGGCCGTCGCGCTGCCGGTGCTGCTGAGCAGCAGCCTCGTCTGGCTGTGGAGCGCCGACCCGTCGGGGGCGGGCGGCTTCCTCGGCGGCAACCTCTACGTCTGGATCTCGCTCGGGCTGCTGTGCGCGCTGCCGGCCGGTCCGTCAGCGCCCCGGGGACGCGGCAGCCGTGGCGCGGACGGGGCCGCTCCGCCCGCCGACCGCCCGCGACTCCCCACCCGGTGA
- the mptB gene encoding polyprenol phosphomannose-dependent alpha 1,6 mannosyltransferase MptB, whose product MPLPRPSDPTGPPSGAPRSDARRSRLTGLAGSVTLAAGGAAAGALPVGGDFVPGPGWAASGLAAAYFGLVLLVAGWILLGLAVRGPRPPRPRELLTTLALWAAPLLVAPPLFSRDVYSYLAQGAMVDARLDVYAYGPSRLGGPLLAEVAPLWRDTPAPYGPVFLALASAVTGHGPDGPSAAEIAGGALGMRSVALGGVALMTCCLLRLARHCGTDPSAALWLGALNPLVLLHLVGGAHNDAVMIGLLCAGLAAALGGRHLTGTVLITLAALVKAPAALGLLAVVALRARGPGGPPESPRTLRAQWASPVRLVRRGRRVRRGLEVRQALGARSVLGVRRSPQVPPVPRARWTASVVAVAAAVGATTAVTTALTGTGYGWLHALSTPASLGNWALTASLGRLSSAVLTAAGDGPAVLARHAVPAWQLLGLAACAAVIALVWRRHHLLRPVHAVGLGLLAVALLGPAIRPWYVLWGLFLIAAAGPGRALRRLSTGASAVLALTVPPSGFAPGGPQLALAAAGGLLAAAVLWGVHRPALPPARRPLRSTA is encoded by the coding sequence GTGCCGCTCCCCCGCCCGTCCGACCCCACCGGCCCGCCGTCAGGTGCGCCCCGGTCCGATGCGCGCCGCTCCCGGCTCACCGGACTCGCCGGTTCCGTGACGCTGGCGGCCGGCGGCGCGGCGGCGGGGGCGCTGCCGGTCGGCGGGGACTTCGTCCCGGGCCCCGGATGGGCGGCGTCCGGGCTGGCGGCGGCCTACTTCGGGCTGGTCCTGCTGGTCGCGGGCTGGATCCTCCTGGGCCTCGCCGTGCGCGGCCCCCGGCCGCCCCGACCGCGCGAGCTGCTGACGACGCTGGCCCTGTGGGCGGCCCCGCTGCTGGTCGCACCGCCACTGTTCAGCAGAGACGTCTACAGCTACCTCGCCCAGGGCGCCATGGTCGACGCGCGGCTGGACGTGTACGCGTACGGGCCCTCCCGCCTCGGCGGCCCGCTCCTCGCCGAGGTCGCACCGCTGTGGCGTGACACCCCGGCGCCCTACGGACCGGTCTTCCTCGCGCTGGCGTCCGCGGTGACCGGCCACGGACCGGACGGCCCCTCCGCGGCGGAGATCGCCGGCGGGGCGCTCGGCATGCGGTCGGTCGCCCTCGGCGGCGTGGCCCTGATGACGTGCTGCCTGCTCCGGCTCGCACGGCACTGCGGCACCGACCCCTCCGCGGCTCTCTGGCTCGGGGCGCTCAACCCGCTGGTCCTGCTGCACCTGGTCGGCGGAGCCCACAACGACGCCGTGATGATCGGCCTGCTGTGCGCGGGCCTCGCCGCGGCCCTCGGCGGCAGGCACCTCACCGGCACGGTGCTGATCACCCTGGCCGCCCTCGTGAAGGCCCCCGCGGCACTGGGCCTCCTCGCGGTCGTCGCCCTGCGGGCCCGCGGGCCCGGCGGTCCGCCGGAGAGTCCACGGACGCTGCGGGCGCAGTGGGCGTCGCCTGTGCGGCTGGTGCGGCGGGGGCGGCGGGTTCGGCGGGGGCTGGAGGTGCGGCAGGCACTGGGGGCGCGGTCGGTGCTGGGGGTGCGGCGATCACCGCAGGTGCCGCCGGTGCCGCGTGCGCGGTGGACGGCCTCGGTCGTCGCGGTCGCGGCGGCGGTCGGCGCGACCACGGCGGTCACGACCGCCCTGACCGGTACCGGTTACGGCTGGCTGCACGCCCTGAGCACCCCGGCCTCCCTTGGCAACTGGGCCCTCACCGCCTCCCTCGGCCGGCTGAGCAGCGCGGTGCTCACCGCCGCCGGCGACGGACCGGCGGTGCTCGCCCGCCACGCCGTGCCCGCCTGGCAGCTGCTCGGACTCGCGGCCTGCGCCGCCGTGATCGCCCTCGTCTGGCGCCGCCACCATCTGCTGCGCCCGGTCCACGCCGTCGGACTCGGTCTGCTGGCCGTGGCCCTGCTCGGCCCCGCGATACGGCCCTGGTACGTGCTGTGGGGGCTGTTCCTGATCGCCGCCGCCGGCCCCGGACGGGCCCTGCGCCGGCTCTCCACGGGAGCCAGTGCGGTGCTCGCCCTCACCGTGCCGCCCAGCGGATTCGCCCCTGGCGGGCCGCAGTTGGCGCTCGCCGCCGCCGGAGGACTGCTCGCCGCGGCGGTCCTGTGGGGCGTGCACCGGCCGGCCCTTCCCCCGGCACGACGACCCCTGAGGAGCACCGCATGA
- a CDS encoding metallophosphoesterase — translation MRARYGMPLKITAGIAAVGAAGLAYAAGFEARSFRLRRVTVPVLPRGMRPLRVLQVSDIHMVSGQRKKRAWLQSLAGLRPDFVVNTGDNLSDPEGVPEVLDALGPLMEYPGVYVFGSNDYYGPTLRNPARYLLEKAQGRHGLNGNAPAVGVVHNPWEDLRDGFDAAGWLDLTNTRGRLKLEGCELAFTGLDDPHIKRDRYELVAGGPEKDADLSLAVVHAPYLRSLDAFTSDGYPLVLAGHTHGGQVCIPFYGALVTNCDLDTDRVKGLSTHRSEGNTAYLHVSAGCGASRYTPVRFACPPEATLLTLTSRD, via the coding sequence ATGCGCGCACGCTACGGGATGCCCTTGAAGATCACCGCAGGAATCGCGGCAGTCGGCGCGGCCGGCCTCGCCTACGCCGCGGGGTTCGAAGCCCGCTCCTTCCGGCTCCGCCGGGTCACGGTGCCGGTCCTGCCACGCGGCATGCGCCCGCTGCGGGTGCTCCAGGTCTCCGACATCCACATGGTGAGCGGTCAGCGCAAGAAGCGCGCGTGGCTCCAGTCCCTGGCCGGGCTGCGTCCGGACTTCGTCGTCAACACAGGCGACAACCTCTCCGACCCGGAGGGCGTGCCCGAGGTGCTGGACGCCCTCGGACCGCTGATGGAGTACCCCGGCGTCTACGTCTTCGGTTCGAACGACTACTACGGTCCGACGCTGCGCAACCCGGCCCGCTACCTGCTGGAGAAGGCGCAGGGCCGCCACGGCCTCAACGGCAACGCACCCGCCGTCGGCGTCGTCCACAACCCGTGGGAGGACCTGCGGGACGGCTTCGACGCCGCCGGCTGGCTCGACCTGACCAACACCCGGGGCCGGCTGAAGCTGGAGGGCTGCGAGCTCGCTTTCACCGGCCTCGACGACCCCCACATCAAGCGCGACCGCTACGAGCTGGTCGCGGGCGGACCGGAGAAGGACGCCGACCTCTCCCTGGCCGTGGTGCACGCCCCCTACCTGCGCAGTCTGGACGCCTTCACCTCCGACGGCTATCCCCTCGTCCTCGCCGGCCACACCCACGGCGGGCAGGTGTGCATCCCCTTCTACGGAGCCCTGGTCACCAACTGCGACCTGGACACGGACCGGGTGAAGGGGCTCTCCACGCACCGCAGCGAGGGCAACACCGCCTACCTCCACGTCTCGGCGGGCTGCGGAGCGAGCCGCTACACCCCGGTCCGCTTCGCCTGCCCGCCGGAGGCGACGCTGCTGACCCTGACCTCCCGGGACTGA